The Macadamia integrifolia cultivar HAES 741 unplaced genomic scaffold, SCU_Mint_v3 scaffold1475, whole genome shotgun sequence genome contains the following window.
cttttttggctaaaaataaGCAAggtatatattaataataataaaaaatagggatACAATCTAACCAACTCTAGACAAAACCAACAAAAAGATAAATCCTAAGATGCTTTCCTCCTTCGGCATGGTCATCAGCAGAGATTAATCCTCTGTAGGCATTGCAAAGCGACACAACGGACACAAATTCTTGTATTCCAACCACTTGACGATGCATTCACTGTGGAAGAAATGTGAACAAGGCAATGGCACGATATCGACTCCTGTCACATACTCATCCATGCAGACCATACAAGTCTCAGGCTCTTGTGTATCATCAAATTTCTTAATCTCCAAAGCCTCAATCGAAGATCGTGACGCTGGAGTCAACCTAAAACCCTCTTCTCGAGCGATATCCATCAATGTAGCCTCGATATCTTCAGTTTCTTCTTCGATAGTTCTGTAAAGAACAACATTAAGATCTACGGTGATATGCAAGGATTGAGACCCTCTCTCTTGGCACAACAAGGCCTCTGCAGCAGCATAGTTGGATATCTGTTGTGCTAATCCCAAAATGGAGGAGGGAGGTATTTCTATTTGTGAAAGCATATCTTGGATATACAACTCTCTGGTTTGAGGGTTAATCAGGTAAGGGAGCTCAATGTTGAATACTTGGGGTGATGATCCATTCGTGGTTGTTACTGGAATATCCTCACATTGAACTATGAAACAGATTGATGCTTCTATTTCTGATTCAATGGAGTTTATGGGTTCGCCATGGTCTGCACGCATGGATGAAGTAACAGTTGGAAGCATGATTGatctttcttgatgaaaggaagaggaagttaAGAATGGATTAACACGTAAAATAGAGAGATCAATAGAGAGTGATAAGGACTGACCCTTTTTATAAGGGTTATGGAATATAGGGCATTCATGTAAAACTAGAATTTCAAATCCCTACTTCTACCCCAACTTGGAAAACCAAATTGGAAGGTTGCTTgacaaatgaagagagagaaggagagaaagaagccTAATAGAAGTTTAGGCTTATTGATGTTACGGTTACATATTGGTTTGTCGAGTT
Protein-coding sequences here:
- the LOC122063841 gene encoding E3 ubiquitin-protein ligase SDIR1-like; translation: MLPTVTSSMRADHGEPINSIESEIEASICFIVQCEDIPVTTTNGSSPQVFNIELPYLINPQTRELYIQDMLSQIEIPPSSILGLAQQISNYAAAEALLCQERGSQSLHITVDLNVVLYRTIEEETEDIEATLMDIAREEGFRLTPASRSSIEALEIKKFDDTQEPETCMVCMDEYVTGVDIVPLPCSHFFHSECIVKWLEYKNLCPLCRFAMPTED